CTCTCTCGCGGTTCTTGCCTTCTTCACTCCATACATCCCAGATATTTTCGACTATACCCATCAGTTCCTTGTATGGGGCTTCCATCTTGATGAACGGTATCAGGACGGATGAAAGCAGCGCACCTTCAACGATCGGAGCCTTGGAACCGAGGAGGATCGTTGCGCCACGGTCTTTACCGGGACGGAGTGCCTTGGGCATTACGTTTATGCAATGCATGCACCTGCGGCAATAGCTGTTTTCAATCTTGAGCTCCTTGCCATCCCATTCCATACACTTGGCCGGGCAGTTGTCTACTACGTCAGATTTGATATCCATTCCAGCCTCAGCGTACTCCGTGACGGCAGCTTTGTCCATCTGGATTGAATCACGCCAGGTGCCAATGATTGACATGTCGGATCGAGCAATCGACGCCACACAGTCATTCGGGCAGCCGGAGAATTTGAACTTGAACTTGTAAGGGAATGCCGGGCGATGTATCTCATCCTGGAACGCCATCGTGAAATCGTAGCACGCCTTCATCGTATCATAGCATGCCCATTCGCATCTCGCCATACCGCAGCAACAGCTCGGAGTACGGACGTCAGAGCCCGATCCGCCGATATCAAAGTCGATCTTGGCAAGGTCGGCAAATATCGGTTCGAGCTGGTCGGTTTTAGTCCCGAGCAGAATGATGTCACCGGTGGAACCATGCATGTTGGTAAGACCAGAGCCGCGCTTCTCCCAGATATCGCATATCTTGCGCAAGGCTTCTGAAGTGTAGAACCAACCTGACGGCTGATTTATACGCATGGTATGGAAGTGTGACACGTTCGGGAATTCATCTGGAAGATCCGAATAACGGCCGATAACTCCACCACCATAACCCATGACACCAACGATTCCGCCATGCTTCCAATGGCCCATCTTCTCTTTGTAGGAGCGTTCGAGCAAG
This portion of the Candidatus Zixiibacteriota bacterium genome encodes:
- the dsrA gene encoding dissimilatory-type sulfite reductase subunit alpha, coding for MADALPKTPLLDELEKGGWPSFVSEIKSAAKDNPMAKDLLGLLERSYKEKMGHWKHGGIVGVMGYGGGVIGRYSDLPDEFPNVSHFHTMRINQPSGWFYTSEALRKICDIWEKRGSGLTNMHGSTGDIILLGTKTDQLEPIFADLAKIDFDIGGSGSDVRTPSCCCGMARCEWACYDTMKACYDFTMAFQDEIHRPAFPYKFKFKFSGCPNDCVASIARSDMSIIGTWRDSIQMDKAAVTEYAEAGMDIKSDVVDNCPAKCMEWDGKELKIENSYCRRCMHCINVMPKALRPGKDRGATILLGSKAPIVEGALLSSVLIPFIKMEAPYKELMGIVENIWDVWSEEGKNRERVGEFIQRVGLGNFLEAIDLEPVAEMVAHPRENPYIFYEEYFEDDGDESEEAES